A region of Pirellulales bacterium DNA encodes the following proteins:
- a CDS encoding metalloregulator ArsR/SmtB family transcription factor — protein MSTTTIKSAVRSLQKKAPLFAALGDEVRLTLLGKLCDGKPLSITQLSQGSTITRQAITKHLRVLQGTGLVRGVRQGRESLFQLQPKPLQDASDSLSLISQHWDDALARLKSFVEK, from the coding sequence ATGTCGACCACAACCATTAAGAGCGCCGTTCGCAGCCTCCAGAAAAAGGCGCCCCTGTTTGCCGCCCTGGGCGACGAGGTACGGCTAACCCTGCTAGGTAAGCTGTGCGACGGAAAGCCATTGTCGATCACGCAGTTGTCGCAAGGATCGACTATTACCCGGCAGGCGATCACCAAGCATCTGCGCGTACTACAGGGTACCGGGCTGGTGCGGGGCGTCCGCCAAGGACGAGAAAGCCTGTTTCAGCTGCAGCCAAAGCCACTGCAGGACGCCAGTGACTCGCTCAGTCTCATCTCGCAACATTGGGATGATGCGCTGGCGCGACTCAAGTCATTCGTCGAAAAGTAA
- a CDS encoding SRPBCC domain-containing protein — translation MTDAIRKEILIPQPREQVWQAITDSDLLAEWMFPNDFLPHIGHHFTFQVPPNPKARFEGLVVNCEVLACEPPSRLAFSWSAGGLVNTQVSFRLEPEEEGTRIFFEHAGFDISQPWGNQALRGAESGWTKMLGQLAAVVAALAAGRK, via the coding sequence ATGACTGACGCCATTCGCAAAGAGATTCTGATTCCGCAGCCGCGTGAGCAGGTCTGGCAAGCAATCACAGACAGCGACTTGCTGGCCGAGTGGATGTTCCCGAATGACTTTCTGCCCCACATCGGACATCATTTCACATTTCAAGTGCCGCCAAACCCAAAAGCTCGTTTCGAAGGGCTTGTCGTAAACTGCGAGGTGCTAGCGTGCGAACCGCCCAGTCGGCTCGCGTTCTCGTGGTCTGCTGGCGGACTCGTCAACACGCAAGTGAGCTTCCGCCTCGAGCCGGAAGAGGAGGGGACGCGTATCTTCTTCGAGCACGCGGGCTTCGACATCTCGCAGCCGTGGGGCAATCAGGCACTTCGCGGCGCCGAGAGCGGTTGGACGAAGATGCTCGGACAACTTGCTGCTGTAGTCGCGGCCTTGGCAGCCGGCCGCAAATAA
- a CDS encoding sialidase family protein: protein MNLLLCLALASFAASDEVSSYEAEQIFPPVEPQTHAPGIVETASGELIASWYGGTEGSESDAGVLGARKKKGQNAWGTPFVMANRPGFPDCNTCMMIDAKQLLWLFWPTVIGDSWESCLMNYRTSTDYNQPGAPQWDREAVILLKPANFRDEAIKLLGDRKLKPPRGAKGGPDEQRAKLDDTLYQRLGWAPRCKPTVLPSGRILLPLYTDTFAISIMAISDDEGATWYASQPLIGFGNIQPTVLRRNDGVLVAYMRENGPRACIRVSESKDDGLTWSPVADSALPNPGSGIDGVRLANGHWVLVYNDDKESRAVLAVSISKDEGRTWSSTRHLEKHAEGRYHYPAIIQGRDGTIHAIYSCFIAPEVGAGAQKNPTLKGIKHAAFNEAWIRAGD from the coding sequence ATGAACCTGCTGCTATGTCTGGCATTGGCCAGCTTTGCCGCATCGGACGAAGTATCCTCGTATGAGGCGGAGCAGATATTTCCGCCTGTCGAGCCTCAGACACACGCACCAGGCATCGTCGAAACCGCCAGCGGCGAATTGATCGCCTCTTGGTACGGCGGGACCGAAGGATCAGAGTCCGACGCCGGCGTTCTCGGGGCTCGCAAGAAGAAAGGGCAGAACGCATGGGGCACGCCGTTCGTGATGGCCAACCGGCCGGGCTTTCCCGATTGCAACACCTGCATGATGATCGACGCTAAGCAACTACTATGGCTGTTCTGGCCCACGGTCATCGGCGACTCGTGGGAAAGCTGCTTGATGAATTATCGAACATCGACCGATTACAACCAGCCCGGTGCGCCCCAATGGGATCGCGAGGCGGTGATTCTGCTCAAGCCGGCCAACTTTCGCGACGAGGCGATCAAGCTATTGGGCGATCGCAAACTGAAACCGCCGCGCGGCGCCAAAGGGGGTCCCGACGAGCAACGCGCCAAGCTTGACGACACGCTCTATCAACGGCTCGGCTGGGCGCCGCGCTGCAAGCCCACGGTGCTGCCCAGCGGCCGCATCCTGTTGCCTCTGTACACCGATACGTTTGCCATCTCGATCATGGCGATCAGCGATGATGAGGGGGCAACCTGGTATGCCAGTCAGCCGCTCATCGGCTTTGGCAACATCCAGCCGACCGTGCTACGGCGCAACGATGGCGTCTTGGTGGCCTACATGCGCGAGAATGGCCCGCGCGCCTGCATTCGTGTTTCCGAATCGAAGGACGATGGCCTAACCTGGAGCCCCGTCGCAGACAGCGCGCTGCCGAACCCTGGCAGTGGGATCGACGGAGTCCGGCTGGCCAACGGCCACTGGGTCCTCGTCTACAACGACGACAAAGAGAGTCGCGCTGTCTTGGCGGTTTCGATTTCCAAAGACGAGGGACGAACGTGGAGTTCGACCCGTCATTTGGAAAAGCACGCCGAGGGCCGCTATCACTACCCGGCGATCATCCAAGGCCGCGACGGCACGATCCACGCCATCTATAGTTGCTTCATCGCGCCAGAGGTCGGTGCCGGAGCCCAGAAAAACCCGACGCTCAAAGGCATCAAACACGCCGCCTTCAACGAAGCCTGGATCCGCGCTGGCGATTAG
- a CDS encoding dockerin type I domain-containing protein has translation MQTSLPFASRAPSREVCDSVRVRQASRRRQLAACCGLLLAMTSVANAVIISTGNGTGNTTAPAADPGFANVGIRGSGSAVYLGDGWVLTDAHVGAGATLFNNVSYNEVAGTAVQLLNPPGAGFTTYSDLLVYQIANPPNLPSVNITTSSPAVGWQVTMIGDGRNRSNSQPAYWTSSWQPSSSPSTYAGEIWASTNQIRWGTNVISTAKFPQGIGTDSETAFATTFDQSGTRFEAQGSPGDSGGAVFHQDTQTGAWSLAGVMFSTSGVVGQPFGVSIFGNVTYSADLSVYRNEIYQAMTLPGDVNHDGIVNGLDLSALASNWLKAGSGANNLSGDVNHDGVVNGLDINLISTHWLQTGPSGMPVPEPSSLILAALGAFALFTYYRHKASAG, from the coding sequence ATGCAGACATCTCTCCCGTTCGCATCGCGCGCGCCGTCGCGCGAGGTGTGCGATTCCGTGCGCGTACGACAGGCATCGCGGAGGCGGCAGCTGGCCGCTTGTTGTGGATTGTTGCTTGCCATGACCAGCGTCGCGAACGCGGTGATCATTTCTACGGGAAACGGCACCGGCAACACCACGGCTCCCGCCGCCGACCCTGGGTTTGCCAACGTCGGAATTCGCGGCAGCGGTAGCGCGGTGTATCTGGGCGACGGTTGGGTGTTGACCGACGCGCACGTGGGCGCTGGTGCCACGCTGTTTAACAATGTCTCGTACAACGAGGTCGCTGGCACGGCAGTGCAACTGCTGAATCCGCCAGGGGCCGGCTTTACGACCTACAGCGACCTGCTGGTGTACCAGATTGCAAACCCTCCGAACTTGCCTTCCGTCAACATTACAACATCGTCGCCTGCCGTAGGCTGGCAGGTGACGATGATTGGCGACGGCCGCAATCGTAGCAATTCACAGCCAGCATATTGGACAAGCAGTTGGCAACCATCGTCATCGCCATCGACGTACGCCGGCGAGATTTGGGCCTCCACGAATCAAATCCGCTGGGGAACCAATGTGATCAGCACGGCCAAATTTCCCCAGGGAATCGGCACGGATTCCGAAACGGCATTTGCCACAACTTTCGACCAATCTGGCACGCGCTTCGAAGCGCAGGGATCACCAGGGGATTCGGGCGGCGCCGTATTCCACCAAGATACTCAGACCGGCGCTTGGAGCCTCGCCGGTGTCATGTTCTCGACAAGCGGTGTCGTCGGGCAACCATTTGGCGTGTCGATCTTTGGCAATGTGACCTACTCTGCCGACCTGTCGGTATATCGGAACGAGATCTACCAGGCGATGACCTTGCCCGGCGACGTGAATCACGACGGCATCGTAAACGGGCTGGATTTATCGGCGTTGGCCAGCAACTGGCTGAAGGCCGGTTCAGGCGCGAATAATCTATCGGGCGATGTCAATCACGATGGCGTCGTCAATGGACTCGACATAAATTTGATCTCGACGCATTGGTTGCAGACGGGGCCAAGCGGCATGCCCGTTCCGGAACCTTCCTCGTTGATCCTCGCCGCGCTCGGTGCATTCGCGCTATTCACGTACTACCGTCACAAAGCTAGTGCCGGCTAA
- a CDS encoding YdeI/OmpD-associated family protein, with translation MNLKVDGFFRGLKKWQKELKELRRIILGHELTEELKWGVPCYTLEKRNVVLIHAFKEYCAILFVKGALLKDAQGILIQQTKNTQAARQIRFTTAQEIRKLKSSLNTYLLAAIAVEKAGLKVKFKKITEHAIPDELQHKLDAMPALKTAFGALTPGRQRAYLLHVSAAKRSTTRESRVEKCIPRILKGKGLDD, from the coding sequence ATGAATCTCAAGGTTGACGGCTTTTTCAGAGGGCTCAAGAAGTGGCAGAAGGAATTAAAGGAACTGAGAAGGATCATTCTCGGCCACGAGCTGACCGAAGAATTGAAATGGGGCGTTCCTTGTTACACGTTGGAGAAGCGTAACGTCGTTTTAATACACGCGTTCAAGGAATACTGCGCGATTTTGTTTGTCAAAGGCGCCTTGCTAAAGGACGCCCAAGGGATCCTCATTCAGCAAACCAAGAACACGCAGGCGGCGCGCCAGATTCGGTTCACCACTGCTCAAGAGATACGGAAACTGAAATCCTCATTAAATACCTATCTACTTGCAGCAATTGCGGTGGAAAAAGCCGGTTTGAAAGTGAAGTTCAAAAAGATCACCGAGCACGCCATCCCTGATGAACTCCAGCATAAATTAGATGCCATGCCTGCCTTGAAAACTGCCTTCGGCGCGTTGACCCCGGGGCGGCAACGAGCATACCTCCTCCATGTTTCCGCAGCCAAACGATCGACCACGCGCGAGTCCAGGGTTGAGAAATGCATACCGCGCATTCTCAAGGGGAAAGGGTTGGATGATTAG
- a CDS encoding SRPBCC family protein, with protein sequence MSKSNTDRIEKSIDLRAPVARVWRAITDYKEFGTWFRVGLEGPFVAGQPTQGRILHPGYEHLIMTVVVQKIEPERLFSFRWHPYAIDPKIDYSHELPTLVEFHLSPSALGTLLVVTESGFDSLPAARRDEAFRMNSQGWAIQLENIKNHVDHNH encoded by the coding sequence ATGAGCAAATCGAACACGGACCGGATTGAAAAGAGCATTGACCTGCGCGCACCGGTCGCCCGTGTCTGGCGCGCGATCACGGATTACAAGGAGTTCGGTACCTGGTTTCGCGTCGGCCTGGAGGGGCCATTTGTCGCGGGCCAGCCGACCCAGGGAAGAATCTTGCACCCAGGTTACGAGCATTTGATCATGACAGTGGTCGTGCAGAAAATCGAGCCCGAGCGGTTGTTTTCTTTCCGCTGGCACCCTTACGCGATCGACCCGAAGATAGACTATTCGCACGAGCTGCCGACGCTCGTCGAATTTCATCTTTCGCCATCCGCCTTGGGTACGCTATTGGTCGTTACCGAGTCGGGTTTCGATTCGCTGCCGGCAGCGCGGCGGGACGAGGCTTTCCGCATGAACAGCCAGGGCTGGGCGATCCAGCTTGAGAACATCAAGAATCATGTCGACCACAACCATTAA
- a CDS encoding PEP-CTERM sorting domain-containing protein, producing the protein MKHFLLRCVICLLSVVFLASRVQATFVTSAAAFGAPTQIIDFSQFSGPSSFGPGPVQVGSLVGADVVWSSSNSITQGGAVIGDSLYNIIPNGSWNSGRVGFVGLNAATGTMLLKFNGPPVGEVGAFLNYSAGSGPDVIISALASDGSVLESYDVNTLAPISTPGTLNAGAFRGITRPTADIFGFQVANSAVVLDDLTFGASSPEPSSVMLFSVGLLAIASVYRRGKRRQVRAIATIDKR; encoded by the coding sequence GTGAAACATTTCCTCTTACGTTGCGTCATTTGCTTGCTGTCGGTTGTGTTTCTGGCGAGCCGTGTGCAGGCAACGTTCGTCACATCGGCGGCCGCCTTCGGCGCTCCCACGCAGATCATCGACTTCAGCCAGTTCTCAGGTCCATCTTCGTTTGGCCCGGGGCCGGTTCAGGTCGGAAGTCTCGTGGGCGCAGACGTCGTGTGGAGTAGTTCCAACTCCATCACGCAAGGAGGCGCCGTCATCGGGGACTCGCTTTACAACATCATTCCTAACGGATCGTGGAATAGCGGGCGTGTCGGATTCGTCGGGCTTAATGCCGCGACGGGAACCATGCTTCTGAAATTCAATGGTCCGCCAGTAGGTGAAGTGGGAGCATTTTTGAACTACTCAGCCGGGTCCGGACCGGATGTGATCATTAGCGCGCTGGCCAGTGATGGCAGCGTACTCGAATCGTACGACGTCAATACGTTGGCGCCGATTAGCACACCAGGCACGTTAAACGCCGGTGCGTTTCGCGGCATCACACGACCGACGGCCGACATATTTGGGTTCCAGGTGGCCAATTCCGCCGTGGTGCTGGATGACCTTACCTTTGGAGCTAGTTCTCCTGAGCCAAGTTCCGTCATGCTTTTCAGCGTGGGGCTTTTGGCCATAGCGAGCGTTTATCGACGCGGCAAGCGTCGTCAGGTGCGCGCTATCGCAACCATCGACAAGCGTTGA
- a CDS encoding protein kinase has protein sequence MNNHKPDEEAIFKVAREIHAADARASYLEQICADDTKLYARVISLLRVLDEQPGFLESPAVAIVTIEQSAIEKPGAQIGPYKLLEQIGEGGMGAVYMADQQVPVRRRVALKIIKPGMDTRQVIARFEAERQALALMDHPNIARVLDAGATDVGRPYFVMELVRGVPITEFCDQDNLSVRDRLRLFVQVCRAVQHAHQKGIIHRDLKPSNVLVTLHDGQPVPKVIDFGVAKATNQQLTEKTLFTNFSQMIGTPLYMSPEQAEISSLDVDTRSDIYSLGVLLYELLTGTTPFARERIREAPYDEIRRIIREEEPPKPSTFIDTLGQTRTAVAARRRIDPDHFAQLLRGDLDWIVMKALEKDRTRRYETASGLARDVEHYLHDEPVEAHSPSALYRFRKFARRNRMAITTAGLVTIALISGTVVSTWQAIRATRAERVAEAERNETERQRAAAEEHFQQARESVNDYFTSVSESKLLDVPGLQPLRKELLDSALSYYQRFIEKYGDNPLLQAELAAAYVRVGSITSSIGSQEQALKSLDLAVASYQGLLRQDPAATAYSEGLASAHHWRGAVLADTARLDDAEASYRRALEIYSTLVGEIPGNAAHQAHLANTLASLGRVQSLLARPAEAEESFRRTLTIYEQLANDFPDASTYQAGIASAHRHIAETQRKVGRMSEAEVSNQRAVELYEKLVRENPTTSEYRAQLAQAFNDLNVVHVETGRLSDAEVSFQRAVEIYEGLVRENPSVSDYRAALAHKYFNFGYVQRLMGRPADAERSYRRAIEIYEQLSQENPAVGDYLQGRGTAFLHLGILHSETEQLDEAERNWYDASHAFRTAVERGYATVDVYSGWGDALALLGKWQDAAEIFAHTISLSDHAWKPLYQLALLQLVTGDEAGYRATCADFIKRHGSKADLTVAAGITMACMAGRDSVDDMTTLLEIAQRVAAIDPRNPVFQTLFGAVQYRAGQTNEAIATLKKALPIHAFAELAAPKKLDQIRISRLTGETILTLAYRDVNDRAAYAAQRESLSRLVEKLESHAPQHSEGIGKWALPCAIQLTKQQLARLDATADTNN, from the coding sequence ATGAACAACCACAAACCAGACGAAGAGGCGATCTTCAAAGTCGCTCGGGAAATCCACGCAGCGGACGCCAGAGCATCGTACCTCGAGCAGATTTGCGCCGACGATACAAAACTCTACGCCCGAGTCATCTCGCTATTGCGAGTACTCGATGAACAGCCTGGCTTTCTCGAATCGCCGGCCGTGGCGATTGTCACCATCGAGCAGTCCGCCATTGAGAAGCCGGGAGCCCAAATCGGGCCCTACAAGCTGCTGGAACAAATCGGCGAAGGGGGGATGGGCGCGGTTTACATGGCCGACCAACAGGTGCCGGTCCGGCGACGCGTGGCGCTAAAAATCATCAAGCCGGGCATGGACACGCGACAGGTGATCGCCCGCTTCGAGGCCGAACGCCAGGCGCTGGCATTGATGGATCACCCCAACATCGCCCGCGTGCTGGATGCGGGAGCGACCGATGTGGGCAGGCCGTACTTCGTGATGGAGTTGGTACGCGGCGTGCCCATTACGGAGTTCTGCGATCAGGACAATCTTTCGGTTCGCGATCGGTTGCGGCTGTTCGTACAAGTCTGCCGCGCCGTGCAACATGCTCACCAGAAGGGAATCATCCATCGCGACCTCAAGCCCTCGAATGTGCTTGTTACGCTTCACGATGGCCAACCGGTACCCAAGGTAATAGACTTCGGCGTCGCCAAGGCTACGAACCAGCAACTGACGGAGAAGACGCTATTTACGAATTTTTCGCAAATGATCGGCACGCCGCTTTATATGAGTCCCGAGCAGGCCGAGATTTCCAGCCTGGACGTGGACACGCGCAGCGACATCTATTCGCTCGGCGTGTTACTGTACGAACTGCTGACCGGCACGACGCCTTTTGCCCGCGAGCGCATTCGCGAAGCGCCGTACGACGAGATTCGCCGCATCATTCGCGAGGAAGAGCCACCGAAGCCTAGCACGTTCATAGACACGCTGGGGCAAACGCGGACGGCTGTGGCTGCGCGGCGCAGGATCGATCCCGATCATTTCGCGCAACTATTGCGTGGCGATCTGGATTGGATCGTCATGAAGGCCCTGGAAAAAGATCGCACACGCCGCTACGAAACCGCCAGCGGTCTGGCACGCGACGTCGAGCACTACCTGCACGACGAGCCTGTCGAGGCACACTCGCCTTCGGCGCTGTACCGCTTTCGTAAGTTCGCGCGCCGTAATCGGATGGCGATCACAACGGCCGGACTGGTTACTATCGCATTGATAAGCGGCACCGTGGTGAGCACATGGCAGGCGATCCGCGCGACACGCGCCGAACGCGTGGCCGAGGCCGAACGAAATGAGACTGAAAGACAGCGCGCCGCGGCCGAGGAACATTTTCAGCAGGCACGCGAGTCGGTAAATGACTATTTCACATCGGTCAGCGAGAGTAAGCTCCTGGACGTGCCCGGCTTGCAACCGCTGCGCAAAGAGCTCTTGGACTCGGCGCTTTCTTACTACCAGCGGTTCATCGAGAAGTATGGCGATAATCCCCTTTTGCAGGCCGAACTCGCGGCCGCGTACGTGCGCGTCGGCAGCATCACCAGTTCGATCGGCTCCCAAGAGCAGGCCCTCAAGTCTCTGGATTTAGCGGTCGCATCTTACCAAGGACTACTGCGGCAAGACCCTGCCGCCACAGCGTACAGCGAAGGACTTGCCAGCGCGCATCATTGGCGCGGTGCCGTGCTGGCCGATACGGCCCGGCTGGACGACGCCGAAGCTTCGTACCGGCGGGCTCTGGAGATTTACAGCACGCTCGTCGGTGAAATCCCTGGCAACGCGGCCCATCAAGCGCATCTGGCCAATACCCTGGCGAGCCTGGGAAGGGTGCAATCTCTGCTGGCCAGACCGGCCGAGGCCGAAGAATCATTTCGGCGTACGCTGACCATCTACGAACAACTAGCCAACGATTTCCCCGACGCTTCGACGTATCAGGCCGGAATTGCCAGCGCGCATCGCCATATCGCTGAAACGCAGCGGAAGGTAGGCCGCATGAGCGAGGCCGAAGTATCAAACCAGCGGGCCGTTGAGTTATACGAGAAGCTCGTACGCGAAAATCCCACCACGAGCGAATACCGGGCCCAACTCGCCCAAGCCTTTAACGATCTCAACGTCGTGCATGTCGAAACGGGCCGATTGTCCGATGCCGAAGTGTCGTTTCAGCGCGCGGTCGAAATCTATGAGGGATTGGTGCGAGAGAATCCCAGCGTCAGTGATTATCGTGCGGCCTTAGCGCATAAGTATTTCAACTTTGGTTATGTGCAGCGATTGATGGGTCGGCCCGCCGACGCCGAACGATCGTATCGCCGGGCGATCGAGATCTATGAACAGCTCTCGCAGGAGAATCCCGCCGTCGGTGACTACTTGCAGGGGAGAGGCACGGCCTTTCTGCATCTCGGCATCCTGCACAGCGAGACAGAACAGCTCGACGAAGCCGAGCGGAACTGGTACGACGCATCGCACGCGTTCCGGACGGCCGTCGAGCGAGGCTATGCGACGGTAGACGTCTATTCCGGATGGGGCGACGCACTGGCACTGTTGGGAAAGTGGCAGGATGCCGCAGAGATATTCGCTCATACAATCAGCTTAAGCGACCACGCTTGGAAGCCCTTGTATCAATTGGCCTTGCTGCAACTCGTCACAGGCGACGAGGCCGGCTATCGCGCCACCTGCGCCGACTTCATCAAACGCCATGGTTCCAAGGCGGACCTCACCGTCGCGGCCGGCATTACGATGGCGTGTATGGCGGGCCGGGACTCTGTCGACGATATGACAACCCTGCTGGAAATCGCCCAACGTGTAGCGGCGATTGATCCGCGCAATCCCGTTTTTCAGACCCTCTTCGGCGCGGTCCAATACCGCGCCGGGCAGACCAATGAAGCAATCGCCACGCTCAAGAAAGCGTTGCCCATTCATGCCTTCGCCGAACTGGCGGCGCCGAAGAAACTCGACCAGATTCGCATCAGCCGTCTGACCGGAGAAACGATCTTGACTCTCGCCTACCGCGATGTGAACGATCGCGCGGCGTATGCGGCACAGCGGGAATCGTTGTCGCGGCTCGTCGAGAAATTGGAATCGCACGCACCGCAGCACAGCGAAGGAATTGGCAAGTGGGCGCTACCCTGCGCGATTCAGCTGACGAAGCAACAACTGGCACGCTTGGATGCGACAGCGGATACCAACAATTGA
- a CDS encoding DUF2127 domain-containing protein has product MLWLIAVFKLLEGLLIFVVAVGALKLLHRDVASMAAEWITALRIDPHNEYIHWLLGKLGVIDDHRLKQISAGSFIYAAIRLTEGIGLLFRQRWAEYFIVIATGLFIPLEVHEIYVHSNWPKVTVLAVNLVVLGYLVVSLLRTRKHDPQQ; this is encoded by the coding sequence GTGTTGTGGCTCATAGCGGTCTTCAAGCTGTTGGAGGGGTTGTTGATATTCGTGGTAGCGGTTGGCGCCTTGAAGTTGCTTCATCGCGACGTGGCTAGCATGGCGGCCGAATGGATCACGGCGCTGCGCATCGATCCCCACAATGAATACATCCATTGGCTGCTTGGCAAGCTCGGAGTCATCGATGATCATCGACTCAAGCAGATCAGTGCCGGATCGTTTATCTATGCAGCCATCAGATTGACCGAAGGCATCGGCCTGCTCTTTCGCCAGCGGTGGGCAGAGTATTTCATCGTGATAGCCACGGGCCTGTTCATCCCGCTAGAAGTTCACGAGATCTACGTCCACAGCAATTGGCCGAAAGTTACGGTGCTTGCAGTCAACCTGGTCGTACTCGGCTACCTGGTCGTGAGTCTTCTTAGGACAAGAAAGCACGACCCGCAACAGTAG
- a CDS encoding sigma-70 family RNA polymerase sigma factor: protein MADVTRILTQIEQGDPSAAEELLPLVYEELRKLAASRLTDERPGQTLQATALVHEVYIRLVDTKQTQQWNSRGHFFAAAAEAMRRILIEQARHKRTTKAGGKAHRVGLSAIEGAISDGGVDLLALNDALDKLATKDPRKALLVKLRFFAGLTIPEAAESLGIATSTADADWAYAKSWLRVAMSADTEPGDGR from the coding sequence ATGGCCGACGTTACTCGCATTCTGACCCAGATTGAACAGGGCGACCCAAGCGCCGCCGAAGAGCTCTTGCCGCTCGTCTACGAGGAATTGCGGAAGCTGGCGGCTTCTCGGCTCACGGACGAAAGGCCGGGCCAAACCCTGCAAGCCACCGCCTTGGTTCATGAAGTGTACATCCGGCTTGTCGACACCAAGCAAACGCAGCAGTGGAACAGCCGAGGGCATTTCTTTGCGGCAGCCGCCGAGGCCATGCGAAGAATTCTGATCGAACAAGCGCGCCACAAGCGCACTACCAAAGCCGGCGGAAAAGCTCATCGCGTCGGCCTCTCCGCCATCGAAGGGGCTATTTCCGACGGCGGTGTGGACTTGCTCGCACTCAACGATGCACTCGACAAACTGGCCACCAAGGACCCTCGCAAGGCGCTACTGGTGAAGTTGCGTTTTTTTGCCGGCTTGACCATACCCGAGGCTGCCGAGTCGCTGGGAATTGCAACGTCAACCGCGGATGCGGATTGGGCTTACGCCAAGAGTTGGCTGCGAGTGGCCATGTCGGCGGACACAGAGCCAGGCGACGGCCGCTAA
- a CDS encoding metalloregulator ArsR/SmtB family transcription factor, whose protein sequence is MVTTPNREPDIFGAISHPARRQMLDLLLKADHSVNAIAGNFQMSRPAVSQHLRILHDAGLVTEQRHGRERRYRLVPERLGPVRDWLAHYDRFWDNRLERLQKLLSKKSKK, encoded by the coding sequence ATGGTGACGACTCCTAATCGCGAACCGGACATCTTTGGGGCCATTAGCCATCCCGCGCGTCGCCAGATGCTCGATCTGCTCCTCAAGGCCGATCACTCCGTTAACGCGATTGCGGGGAATTTTCAGATGAGCCGGCCGGCCGTCTCACAACACCTTCGCATCTTGCACGATGCCGGACTTGTGACCGAGCAGCGGCATGGCCGAGAGCGGCGGTATCGCCTCGTCCCCGAACGACTGGGCCCGGTGCGCGATTGGCTCGCGCATTACGACCGTTTCTGGGACAACCGGCTCGAGCGCCTTCAGAAACTATTATCCAAAAAGAGCAAGAAATGA